In Rickettsiella endosymbiont of Aleochara curtula, one genomic interval encodes:
- a CDS encoding rhodanese-like domain-containing protein: MHQFIEFSLRHWELWLAFIVILILLLTFELHAKLTGTLPLSVQDAIFKVNREDAVFLDVRDVLSFKKGHIAESINIPFSELKARLSDLDSYRERPIIINYSQGQSHHKIGRLLKNAGFTRCYHLKGGIMSWQNAALPIIKS; encoded by the coding sequence ATGCATCAGTTTATCGAATTTAGCTTACGACATTGGGAGCTATGGCTAGCTTTTATTGTTATTTTAATTTTATTATTGACCTTTGAGTTGCATGCTAAGCTAACGGGTACACTGCCTCTTAGTGTCCAGGATGCTATTTTTAAAGTTAACCGAGAAGATGCGGTTTTTTTAGATGTTCGCGATGTGCTTAGTTTTAAAAAAGGACACATTGCTGAGTCTATTAATATACCTTTTTCTGAACTCAAAGCTAGGCTAAGCGATCTTGACTCATATCGAGAAAGGCCTATTATCATTAACTATAGCCAGGGGCAATCACACCATAAAATTGGTAGACTATTAAAAAATGCAGGTTTTACAAGATGTTATCACCTCAAGGGTGGAATTATGAGCTGGCAGAATGCAGCGTTGCCTATCATTAAAAGCTAG
- the grxC gene encoding glutaredoxin 3 — translation MQKVVIYTTVGCPYCADAKELLSKKGVKYEEIHVDKDTDKLKEMVELSNRRSVPQIFINNKPIGGFDDLSKLATSGELDTLLKGE, via the coding sequence ATGCAAAAAGTAGTAATATATACCACAGTGGGTTGTCCTTACTGTGCAGATGCTAAAGAATTACTGTCCAAGAAAGGAGTTAAATACGAAGAAATTCATGTTGATAAGGATACCGATAAATTGAAAGAAATGGTGGAATTAAGTAATCGACGTTCTGTACCACAAATATTTATCAATAATAAACCTATCGGGGGATTTGATGATTTATCAAAATTAGCCACCTCTGGTGAATTAGA